The stretch of DNA CACGCACGGTGAGCGAGGCGTTCGACGCCGCCCTTCGCCTTGGCCTTCTTCGCGGTGACGACACTGTCGATGCTGGGGCCGCGCGGGTCGTTGACCGACATGTCGGGATCTACCGGTTCGTCACACAACCAACAGCGCCACGATTCGCGGTCGCCGACCTCTCGAAGAGTGCTCATGGGCGCCAACGCTACCCGTGGGCTTGGACGGGATCGAAGCCGGAGATCAGCCAGTCGTCACCGGACTTGGTCAGTTCGACGGCGATGCTCGTCTGCGTCACCGCCGGTTCCGGCTTCGCGGCGCTGGTGGTGGTTTGGTCGACGAACAGCAGCACCGTGGCTGTGTCGGCCGCCACCTCGACCGGACCGGACGCTGCCACCGTGGCCTGCGTGGCGACCCGACTCTCCTTCGCCGCCGGGACGACGACGTCCGTCGTGAACTGCGTGTAATAGTCGAGGAACTCCCCGGTCAGGCGTGCCTTCGCGGCGCCGACGTCGTTCTCCACCGTGTCCGGCCCGTACGACAGCAGGGCGACCGCGCCCTGCGACGCGGTGTCGGTGACGGCGGCGCGAACGGTGTCGTCGACACGCTGGTCGGGCCGGTACAGCGTGACGTACAGCACCCCGGCGAGCACCGCCGTGACGACGGTGAGCGCGCCGAGGATCAGGAGGAGCCTGCGCGACTTCGGCGCTGCGTCGGTACTCACTGCACGAACCCCGCCTTCACGATCTTGTACGTGCCGTCCTCGAGTTGCATCGTGACCCGCATCCTCTGACCACGGGGCTCTTCGGCGGCCCCACCCGCATTCGACACCTTCTGGGCGACCGCGACGAGCACGTCGGCGGAGTCGCCGTCCTGCCTCTCGATCGCGGCCTGGCGCACCTCCCCCACCGATTTGACCCGAGCCTCCTGCATGACCGCGATGAGATCCTTCGAGCGGGCTTCGAACTCGTCGCGGAATTCGCCGGCCGAGCCGTCGAGCACCTTCTGCACGTCTTCGTCGGCCCGCTCGAAATCCATCGTCGTCAGATTCACGACGCCCTGGCGCGCGGCGTCCACGATCTCGGACCGCTGCTGCGCCTCCTGCTCCGCCTGCCGGTGCGTGTAACCGAAGTAGCCGCTCACCGCGAGGAACGCGAGCGCGAGAACGGACAGAATCGCCACACCTGCGGTGACGGCGGGCGTCCGGGGCTCGGGGGCAGCGTCCTCGTCGGGGGCCACTTCCACCATGGGGTTCCTTTCGTCGCGCCTTACCTCTGTTACCTGGATCACGTCATGCTACCGGGTAGTCATATCAAATATTTTTCGCATCGGCACCTCGGCAGATCCGTGGGCGGAAAGGCGCGTGGGAGACCCCGCGTACCGCCCGTGATCATTACTGTTGAGGAGAAGGCAGGCGACTCGAAGGGGATCCACGATGACCAGCGATTCAGGCGCACGCAGCCGCGTGCAGTTCGGTGCCGGGGCGACTCCGGAACTCGTCAGTTCCGAGGGACGGACCATCATCGCGGACGCCGTCGTCGCCAAGATCGCCGGCATCGCCACACGTGAGATCAACGGCGTCTACGACGTGGGCGGCGGCACCGCGCGTGCCGTCGGCGCCCTCCGGGACCGGATACCCGGTGCCCGCGTCAACCACGCCCAGGGCGTCGCCGTCGAAGTCGGGGAGAAACAGGCCGCCATCGACATCGGTATCGTCGCCGAATACGGCGTCGCACTGCACGAACTCGCGGTCGGCATCCGGCGCAACGTCATTGCGGCCGTCGAGCGCATGACCGGACTCGAAGTGACCGAAGTGAACATCACCGTCTTCGATGTCATGCTTTTCGACGAATCCGAGGCCGCGTCCGAGCTCGACGGCAAACCGAGGGTGCAGTGACCGGACCGCTCGCACCGGACACCCACGCGGAGGACATCTCCGAACGCATCGTCGCCGCCGTCCTCGCGACCCCCGGAGTGGCAGCGATGCACGGCGGCGCATTCGGCGAAGTCGCGACATACCTGCCCGGACGCCGGGTGACCGGGGTGACCGTGGGCCCCACGTCCTGTGCCGTCCATGTCGCGGCGCGCTACCCCGCCAACGTCGTCGACACCGCCGACAGGGTGCGGGCCGCAGTGGAAGCGCTGGTGGACGTCCCCGTCGACGTGATCATCGAAGATCTCCTGACAGAGACAGGACAAGCTCAATGAACAGCACAATCACAGGCCTGATCGTCGGATTGCTCCTCGCCATCGCCGGTATCCTCGGCGGTTTCAGCGGATTCGTCTTCGCCGTCCTGCTCGGCGCGCTGGGTATGGCCGTCGGCGCGCACCGCGACGGGCACCTCGATCTCGGTGCCATCCTCCGAAGCCGCGGCCGTGGCTGAACCGTCCACCGCGCCCCCCGCCGGCCCCCGGGACGACGCGGCGCTCGACGACACCGCCCAGCGCGGCGAGTTGGTCATCAAGGAACGCGCCGTCGTGAAGATCGCCGTCGCCGCGGCGCTCCAGGTGCCCGGCGTCGTCAAGCAGTCCGGCGGACTGTCGCGGCTGACGGGCCGGGAACTCCCCCGCGCCGACGTCTCGACGGGAGCGGACGCCGTCGCGATCAACCTGTACATCGCGGTGCAGTGGCCGTGCCACCTCGATCTGCTGGGTCGCAGGCTCCGCGCGCAGGTCCACCGCCAGGTCGCGCAGATGACCGGCATGCCGGTCATCGAACTCAACATCGTGGTCGTCGGAACGGAATCCACGTCGCCCGAAGACAGCGGGGCCGACAGCCTCTACTCCGAACAGGGCGATCCGACGGTGCCGCCCGCACCGGTGGCGCCGATCCGGCCACGCACGCCGCGCGCGACGCCCGCCGCCGTGCCCGCCGCGATCGTCGTCGCGGTCGCCGCCCTCGGTCTCGCAGTCGTCGCCGCGCGCGAACTGCTCATCATGCGCGGCACCTTCGCCAACGCGCCATGGATCCGCAACACCGCGCAATGGCTGGGCCGGCTGCACTGGTCCGACTGGATCGTCCC from Rhodococcus opacus B4 encodes:
- a CDS encoding Asp23/Gls24 family envelope stress response protein encodes the protein MTSDSGARSRVQFGAGATPELVSSEGRTIIADAVVAKIAGIATREINGVYDVGGGTARAVGALRDRIPGARVNHAQGVAVEVGEKQAAIDIGIVAEYGVALHELAVGIRRNVIAAVERMTGLEVTEVNITVFDVMLFDESEAASELDGKPRVQ
- a CDS encoding DUF6286 domain-containing Asp23/Gls24 family envelope stress response protein, translating into MAEPSTAPPAGPRDDAALDDTAQRGELVIKERAVVKIAVAAALQVPGVVKQSGGLSRLTGRELPRADVSTGADAVAINLYIAVQWPCHLDLLGRRLRAQVHRQVAQMTGMPVIELNIVVVGTESTSPEDSGADSLYSEQGDPTVPPAPVAPIRPRTPRATPAAVPAAIVVAVAALGLAVVAARELLIMRGTFANAPWIRNTAQWLGRLHWSDWIVPVAVGAIVLGIVFIVAALKPRPRTHLPLAVGDTPIVWLRPTDLARNSSSHANTVPGVLSAHTTVDRKHVTVRVVRTESTPAADVAISVREAVEPTLSLLGTSPELRVQVKP